In Mesorhizobium sp. 113-3-3, a genomic segment contains:
- a CDS encoding ABC transporter ATP-binding protein, which produces MKNLEVAYGDVGALWGVSIHVDPGTIVAIVGANGAGKTTLLKTVSGLLKPKRGEVFLAGVPLAGKAPEEIAGMGIAHVPEGRGLFRQMTVLENLELGAFQPKVRKHFKQSLEKAYTLFPRLKERAGQKAGSLSGGEQQMLAIARATMSDPSLLILDEPSLGLSPIVVQQMFALIETLHKQGVTILLVEQNIHQALKVADYGFVLKTGELAMQGTGAELIADPEIQKAYMGVLEVQ; this is translated from the coding sequence GTGAAAAACCTGGAAGTCGCCTATGGCGACGTCGGCGCTCTGTGGGGCGTGTCGATCCATGTCGACCCCGGCACGATCGTGGCAATCGTCGGCGCCAATGGCGCCGGCAAGACGACGCTTTTGAAGACCGTCTCCGGCCTGCTGAAGCCGAAGCGCGGCGAGGTCTTTCTCGCGGGCGTGCCGTTGGCCGGCAAGGCTCCGGAGGAGATCGCCGGCATGGGCATCGCGCATGTGCCGGAGGGGCGCGGCCTGTTCCGGCAGATGACGGTGCTGGAGAATCTCGAGCTCGGCGCCTTCCAGCCCAAGGTGCGCAAGCACTTCAAACAGTCGCTGGAAAAGGCCTACACGCTGTTTCCGCGGCTGAAGGAGCGGGCAGGGCAGAAGGCCGGCTCGCTCTCCGGCGGCGAGCAGCAGATGCTGGCGATCGCGCGCGCCACCATGTCGGATCCGTCGCTGCTCATCCTCGACGAGCCGTCGCTGGGCCTCAGCCCCATTGTGGTGCAGCAGATGTTCGCGCTGATCGAGACGCTGCACAAACAGGGCGTCACCATCCTCCTGGTTGAGCAGAACATCCATCAGGCGCTGAAGGTGGCCGACTATGGCTTCGTGCTGAAGACGGGCGAACTCGCCATGCAAGGCACCGGCGCCGAACTCATCGCTGACCCCGAAATCCAGAAGGCCTATATGGGCGTGTTGGAGGTGCAATGA
- a CDS encoding helix-turn-helix domain-containing protein produces MTAHHVSVADGEAFLSASRMLFGPITQRFSRGEAPSLPKLVSVHLGSCRLSEIKARSHLVISDRTIWRSFDPDAIKILMQLSGRSRFEQRQVAVDLGPRAAIIYDPMRSYSLQNLSDVDQLILQVPRSTFGDETLARLSAPVPLPGDDDSLTHIVSGLMQMAIGTAHKLDEAGCRRVGESLIQLVNGLIQAKPMAPEFRRSPLEALRERIVAFIDANLARSNLSAEDIARHMGCSRRYLHRAFEGEGATLERFVWDRRLERSKEELLSPARASASISEIAFACGFNSSAHFSRAFKSKYDVAPRELRERVGMVVH; encoded by the coding sequence ATGACAGCCCATCACGTGAGCGTCGCTGACGGCGAGGCTTTTCTGTCCGCATCGCGGATGCTGTTCGGCCCGATCACCCAGCGTTTCTCGCGCGGTGAGGCGCCGTCGCTGCCGAAGCTGGTTTCGGTGCATCTCGGCTCCTGCCGGCTATCCGAGATCAAGGCCAGGTCGCATCTGGTCATCAGCGATCGCACCATCTGGCGCAGCTTCGATCCGGACGCAATCAAGATCCTGATGCAGCTCAGCGGTCGCAGCCGCTTCGAGCAGCGGCAGGTGGCGGTCGATCTCGGCCCCCGCGCGGCAATCATCTATGACCCGATGCGCAGCTACTCGCTACAGAACCTGTCGGATGTCGACCAGCTTATCCTGCAGGTGCCGCGCTCCACCTTTGGCGACGAGACGCTGGCGCGGCTCTCAGCGCCGGTGCCATTGCCCGGGGACGACGACAGCCTCACCCATATCGTTTCCGGTCTGATGCAGATGGCGATCGGCACCGCGCATAAGCTCGATGAGGCGGGCTGTCGCCGTGTCGGGGAAAGCCTGATCCAGCTCGTCAATGGACTGATTCAGGCAAAGCCGATGGCGCCGGAATTCCGCCGCTCGCCGCTGGAAGCGCTTCGCGAACGCATCGTCGCCTTTATCGACGCAAACCTGGCGCGCTCGAACCTGTCGGCCGAGGACATAGCCCGCCACATGGGCTGCTCGCGGCGCTACCTGCACCGCGCCTTCGAAGGCGAAGGCGCCACACTGGAGCGCTTCGTCTGGGATAGGCGGCTCGAGCGCAGCAAGGAGGAGTTGCTCTCTCCCGCCCGCGCATCAGCATCGATCTCAGAAATCGCGTTTGCGTGCGGGTTCAATTCCAGCGCGCATTTCTCGCGTGCATTCAAGAGCAAGTATGACGTGGCGCCCCGAGAGTTGAGGGAGAGGGTGGGCATGGTTGTGCATTAG
- a CDS encoding ABC transporter ATP-binding protein: MARVELKHVSKSFGSTKVIHDVSMSIEEGEFAVFVGPSGCGKSTLLRMIAGLEETSEGEIFIGGDDVTDEEPADRGVSMVFQSYALYPHMTVADNMSFGLRMAHRPKAEIKDKVGRAAKILQLEEYLERKPAQLSGGQRQRVAIGRAIVRDPKVFLFDEPLSNLDAELRVQMRVELAKLHRVLGNTMIYVTHDQTEALTMADRIVVLRSGRIEQIGTPDSLYQDPDNAFVAGFIGSPRMNFLKATAQAGGRLAVGGREVDSPVRTTLEPGRKLQLGLRPEHLDQNEGIGLEASVEFVESMGSTSFVHATLASGETIIAERRSSQPRAGDKITLHFALASARLFGDDGERIR, from the coding sequence ATGGCGCGCGTGGAACTGAAACATGTCAGCAAGAGCTTTGGATCGACGAAAGTCATCCACGATGTCTCGATGTCGATCGAAGAGGGTGAGTTCGCCGTGTTCGTGGGGCCTTCGGGCTGCGGAAAGTCGACGCTGCTGAGGATGATTGCCGGGCTCGAAGAGACGAGCGAGGGCGAAATCTTCATCGGCGGCGATGACGTGACCGACGAGGAGCCTGCCGACCGGGGTGTGTCGATGGTGTTCCAGTCTTACGCGCTCTATCCGCACATGACGGTAGCGGACAATATGAGCTTCGGCCTTCGGATGGCGCACCGCCCGAAGGCGGAGATAAAAGACAAGGTTGGACGCGCCGCCAAGATCCTGCAGCTCGAGGAGTATCTGGAACGCAAGCCCGCCCAGCTCTCGGGAGGACAGCGCCAGCGGGTGGCTATAGGACGTGCGATCGTGCGCGACCCGAAGGTGTTCCTCTTCGACGAGCCGCTCAGCAACCTCGACGCCGAGCTGCGGGTGCAGATGCGCGTGGAACTTGCCAAGCTCCACCGGGTTCTTGGCAACACCATGATCTATGTGACGCACGACCAGACTGAAGCGCTGACCATGGCGGACCGGATCGTTGTTTTGCGCAGTGGGCGCATCGAGCAGATCGGCACGCCCGACAGCCTCTATCAAGATCCCGACAACGCGTTCGTCGCGGGCTTCATAGGCTCCCCCCGGATGAACTTTCTAAAGGCGACGGCGCAGGCGGGCGGCCGTCTCGCGGTTGGCGGCAGGGAGGTGGACAGCCCGGTGCGGACCACGCTCGAGCCGGGACGGAAACTGCAGCTGGGCTTAAGGCCCGAGCACCTCGACCAGAACGAGGGCATCGGCCTTGAGGCGAGCGTAGAATTTGTCGAATCGATGGGCTCCACATCCTTCGTCCACGCCACGCTGGCGAGCGGCGAGACCATCATCGCGGAGCGGCGGTCCTCGCAGCCAAGGGCCGGCGACAAGATCACCCTGCATTTCGCGCTTGCCTCGGCCCGGCTCTTCGGAGACGACGGAGAACGCATCCGGTGA
- a CDS encoding ABC transporter substrate-binding protein — protein sequence MQKLQIVTAIAAMMMASPVLAQEITVWDVNVDDAAHATYYDHAKAAFEAAHPGATLNLLSQPDAEYYTLLGTALASKAGPDVIWANGGAQAKALIGGLIPLNDKLPDLISKLVGKSAFTGPDGKLYFIPTTLQGHVVYYNKALYKAAGLDPEKPPTTWAELTKVCDAFKAKGKPACFMMANKEGYNAEFFLSEAANQSLTAQQQADWLAGKLHWSDPPIKAILQAWVDTAKNGWYQEGGNSQTMFMDEFALFEQGVGANVMGLLSNVAHWKQFEKNMGVDKVGVYPMPSPTVAADQHEGAPGVPLDGGVGYGVNKDSPNIELAVDAVRILASPEVLSYLVNDTGSVPANTEVNTSGIDSPGLKQIMGWLATRAVPTTHANSSAAELDEWHRQSQLLYNGETSVDQAAAALDKVQAEAKPQK from the coding sequence GTGCAGAAACTGCAGATAGTGACCGCCATCGCGGCGATGATGATGGCCTCGCCCGTGCTGGCGCAGGAGATCACCGTATGGGACGTCAACGTGGACGATGCCGCCCACGCGACATACTACGATCATGCGAAGGCCGCATTCGAGGCCGCACACCCGGGAGCAACTCTCAACCTCCTGTCGCAGCCGGACGCCGAGTATTACACCTTGCTGGGTACGGCGCTCGCTTCAAAAGCCGGCCCAGACGTCATCTGGGCCAATGGCGGCGCCCAGGCCAAGGCCTTGATCGGCGGGCTGATCCCGCTCAACGACAAGCTGCCGGACCTGATCTCGAAGCTTGTTGGCAAGTCGGCCTTCACTGGACCTGACGGCAAGCTGTACTTCATCCCGACGACGCTGCAGGGCCACGTCGTCTACTACAACAAGGCGCTCTACAAGGCCGCCGGCCTCGATCCGGAGAAGCCGCCGACGACATGGGCCGAACTGACCAAGGTCTGCGACGCCTTCAAGGCGAAGGGCAAGCCCGCCTGCTTCATGATGGCCAACAAGGAAGGTTACAACGCTGAATTCTTCCTGTCGGAAGCCGCGAACCAGTCGTTGACCGCGCAGCAGCAGGCCGATTGGCTGGCCGGTAAACTCCATTGGTCGGATCCGCCGATCAAGGCGATCCTGCAGGCCTGGGTCGATACCGCCAAGAACGGCTGGTATCAGGAGGGCGGTAACTCGCAGACCATGTTCATGGACGAGTTCGCCCTCTTCGAGCAAGGTGTCGGGGCCAATGTGATGGGGCTACTCTCCAACGTCGCGCACTGGAAGCAGTTCGAAAAGAACATGGGTGTCGACAAGGTCGGCGTCTATCCTATGCCCTCGCCGACCGTTGCCGCAGACCAGCACGAAGGCGCTCCCGGCGTGCCGCTTGATGGCGGCGTCGGCTATGGCGTCAACAAGGACTCCCCCAACATCGAACTCGCGGTCGACGCGGTGCGTATCCTCGCTTCGCCGGAGGTCCTGTCTTACCTGGTCAACGACACCGGTTCGGTGCCGGCGAACACCGAAGTCAATACCTCCGGTATCGACAGCCCCGGTCTCAAGCAGATCATGGGCTGGCTTGCGACCAGGGCCGTTCCGACCACGCACGCGAATTCCTCGGCGGCGGAGCTCGACGAATGGCACCGCCAGAGCCAGCTTCTGTACAACGGCGAAACCTCCGTGGACCAGGCAGCGGCCGCGCTGGACAAGGTCCAGGCCGAAGCCAAGCCGCAGAAGTAG
- a CDS encoding DJ-1/PfpI family protein, translating to MPSATRDWAAFEVGVRKAFAANVGTQIGWFPEPLSIASVLVSITGQGTSSPTVAESFSLTFRQSVTFQVQPDLFELSTTVLFEDASNSLQIANSPPATLLLTATPPAGATVTFQSQAPFTSLALSGPFAGTASTAFELAIADLVQFEAGMMYFSPPVDGGLVNALSYPVFRGAGGSTTPFGFNVTLDVLGPLDAARSFFQFTDPLVGSTFVTTNGKPFALATVNTGDIVTASRLIFRPAAAVAERTALLLSDAGGTVRPGARHQHQQGHGHDIRNRADAVRRHRHRVHDRQCRPDTGQTRVRAGPAGVSHPACARFANQSRLSRRHRDNLVAQLVSAQGTYVSQPERAPLYKQPDSSAAMLAGAALDILWVPGGDPDALARIMSDPASPYLAYLRKVEKHAKWVCSVCEGALLLARAGLLDGHRATTHWAFVDCLRRFQAIKVARGHPRFVESGNRLTGGGISSGLDEALHLIARLFDDKTAADVQTTTQYFPVPPVACKVPSRTPTCMVHW from the coding sequence GTGCCGTCGGCAACACGCGACTGGGCCGCTTTCGAGGTCGGCGTCCGCAAGGCCTTCGCTGCCAATGTCGGCACGCAGATCGGCTGGTTCCCCGAGCCGCTGAGCATCGCGTCGGTTCTGGTCTCGATCACCGGACAAGGTACGTCGTCACCAACCGTTGCGGAATCCTTCTCGCTGACATTCCGGCAAAGCGTGACGTTCCAGGTCCAGCCGGATTTGTTCGAACTGTCGACGACGGTGCTGTTCGAGGACGCGTCCAACAGTCTGCAGATCGCCAACAGCCCGCCGGCCACGCTGCTCTTGACGGCGACGCCGCCCGCCGGCGCCACCGTCACGTTTCAGTCGCAAGCGCCATTCACGAGCCTGGCGCTTTCCGGGCCGTTCGCCGGCACCGCCAGCACGGCGTTTGAACTGGCCATCGCCGACCTCGTCCAGTTCGAAGCCGGCATGATGTATTTCAGCCCGCCGGTCGATGGCGGGCTGGTCAATGCCTTGAGCTATCCGGTTTTTCGCGGCGCCGGCGGTTCGACGACGCCATTCGGCTTCAACGTGACGCTCGACGTGCTCGGCCCGCTCGATGCGGCGCGCAGCTTCTTCCAGTTCACCGATCCGCTGGTCGGCTCGACTTTTGTCACCACCAATGGAAAGCCGTTCGCCCTTGCCACCGTCAACACCGGCGATATCGTCACGGCGAGCCGTCTCATCTTCCGGCCGGCCGCAGCAGTCGCCGAGCGAACAGCGCTATTACTATCTGACGCCGGCGGGACAGTTCGGCCTGGCGCCCGACACCAGCATCAACAAGGCCACGGCCACGACATCAGAAACCGTGCAGATGCTGTGCGGCGTCACCGGCACCGAGTTCATGACCGTCAATGTCGGCCAGACACCGGACAAACTCGAGTTCGTGCCGGCCCAGCCGGCGTATCGCATCCAGCCTGCGCAAGATTCGCCAACCAATCCCGCCTTTCTCGACGCCACCGCGACAACCTCGTGGCGCAGCTTGTCTCCGCGCAAGGCACTTACGTATCGCAGCCGGAGCGCGCGCCGCTCTACAAGCAGCCGGACAGTTCGGCCGCGATGCTTGCCGGCGCGGCGCTGGACATATTGTGGGTGCCAGGTGGTGATCCCGATGCGCTCGCAAGGATCATGAGCGACCCGGCATCGCCCTATCTCGCCTACCTGCGCAAGGTCGAGAAACATGCCAAATGGGTCTGTTCGGTCTGCGAGGGTGCGCTGTTGCTGGCCCGGGCCGGACTGCTCGACGGTCACAGGGCGACGACGCATTGGGCATTCGTCGATTGCCTGCGCCGCTTTCAGGCAATCAAGGTGGCGAGGGGTCACCCGCGTTTTGTCGAGTCAGGCAACCGGCTGACCGGAGGCGGCATATCGTCGGGCCTTGACGAAGCGCTGCACCTCATCGCCCGACTTTTCGACGACAAGACTGCTGCCGATGTCCAGACAACGACCCAGTATTTTCCAGTGCCTCCGGTTGCCTGCAAAGTTCCGTCCAGGACACCGACATGCATGGTCCACTGGTGA
- a CDS encoding branched-chain amino acid ABC transporter permease yields MMANLPPPEILLQLSLNGALGGAMYGVAAVGLSLIFGTMRLIFLAQGAMIILAAYFVRALFYGLGIDPFLSLLIVVPVGLGVGWVVYQGLFRRAAAEEDRNISLLIAVGLMFLIQNLMTVVWGGNTAAVVTSYTASGIEILGVRTSFTRSMGFLIALAGTGLVVLFLRKTIVGKAVRAASEDMEAATLMGISPHRVNAIAFAIGIALAGAAGVAVATTFPFNPFAGFIFSLKALVALALGGIGNVAGALAGGIILGLIEAYVQYFISGGWTNAIAYGVFLAVLMFKPEGLFSRPYKKA; encoded by the coding sequence ATGATGGCCAACCTCCCGCCTCCCGAAATCTTGCTGCAGCTGTCGCTCAACGGCGCGCTGGGCGGCGCAATGTACGGCGTCGCCGCCGTGGGCTTGAGCCTCATCTTCGGCACCATGCGGCTGATCTTCCTGGCGCAGGGCGCCATGATCATCCTCGCCGCCTATTTCGTGCGGGCGCTGTTCTATGGGCTCGGCATCGACCCGTTCCTGTCGCTGCTGATCGTCGTGCCAGTCGGGCTCGGCGTCGGCTGGGTGGTCTATCAGGGCCTGTTCCGCCGCGCGGCAGCCGAAGAGGACCGCAACATCTCGCTCTTGATCGCGGTCGGCCTGATGTTCCTGATCCAGAACCTGATGACGGTGGTGTGGGGCGGCAACACCGCTGCGGTCGTCACCTCCTACACGGCGAGCGGCATAGAGATATTGGGCGTGCGCACCTCCTTCACGCGCTCGATGGGCTTTCTCATCGCGCTTGCCGGCACCGGGCTGGTGGTGCTGTTCCTGCGCAAGACGATTGTCGGCAAGGCGGTGCGCGCTGCCTCCGAGGACATGGAAGCGGCGACGCTGATGGGCATCAGTCCGCACCGCGTCAACGCCATCGCCTTCGCTATCGGCATTGCGCTGGCAGGCGCGGCCGGTGTGGCGGTGGCGACCACCTTCCCGTTCAACCCGTTCGCCGGTTTCATCTTCAGCCTCAAGGCGCTGGTGGCGCTGGCGCTGGGTGGCATAGGCAATGTAGCAGGCGCGCTGGCCGGCGGCATCATCCTTGGCCTGATCGAGGCCTATGTGCAGTATTTCATCAGCGGTGGCTGGACCAACGCCATCGCCTACGGGGTGTTCCTGGCGGTGCTGATGTTCAAGCCGGAAGGCCTGTTCAGCCGGCCCTACAAGAAGGCTTGA
- a CDS encoding carbohydrate ABC transporter permease, with product MGLLALSCLYPIFFAVNNAFKTRDDYMRDRFGLATQPTLDNFVQAWTRAHLNEYFLNSVIATLGAVILLMVVSSMAGFALASLRFPYRRFLFAVILSSLMIPVQVVLVPFMRTMLALNLVNTHIGLILSYTAFFLPFSVYMMTAFYSGLPRELIEAARIDGAKLLQVWWHVMLPLGMPALVTLAILNTLSCWNDILISLLVMQKHRTLMVGISALKGQYSDQIPLFTAGIVIAAAPIVVLYILFQRRIVSGIAVGAVKG from the coding sequence ATGGGGCTACTGGCGCTCAGTTGCCTCTATCCGATCTTTTTCGCGGTCAACAACGCGTTCAAGACCCGTGACGATTACATGCGCGACCGCTTCGGGTTGGCCACGCAGCCCACGCTCGACAATTTCGTCCAGGCCTGGACCCGCGCGCACCTCAACGAATACTTTCTCAATTCCGTGATTGCGACGCTCGGGGCGGTCATCCTGTTGATGGTCGTGTCATCCATGGCCGGCTTTGCCCTGGCGTCGCTGCGCTTTCCCTATCGGCGCTTCCTGTTCGCGGTAATCCTGTCGTCGCTGATGATCCCCGTGCAAGTCGTTCTCGTGCCCTTCATGCGCACCATGCTTGCCCTGAACCTCGTCAACACGCACATCGGACTCATCCTGTCATACACCGCATTTTTCCTGCCTTTCTCGGTCTACATGATGACGGCGTTCTATTCGGGGCTGCCGCGCGAGCTGATCGAGGCGGCACGGATCGACGGCGCGAAGCTGCTGCAGGTCTGGTGGCATGTGATGCTGCCCCTGGGCATGCCGGCGTTGGTGACGCTGGCCATCCTCAACACCCTCAGCTGCTGGAACGACATTCTGATTTCCCTTCTGGTCATGCAGAAGCACCGCACCCTCATGGTGGGGATTTCGGCCCTCAAGGGCCAGTACTCGGACCAGATACCCCTGTTTACGGCGGGCATCGTCATCGCGGCGGCCCCGATCGTCGTTCTATACATCCTGTTCCAGCGGCGAATTGTTTCGGGCATCGCCGTGGGCGCAGTGAAAGGTTAG
- a CDS encoding branched-chain amino acid ABC transporter permease produces MGIAIAVVAALALLPLLPGAIDAYAFSFLFFVFIYAIMAQGWNLVAGFGGQISLGNHAFFGLGAYATAILWSGNYLWASLYDAYPRIYYFDPVTMVLGGLVAAVAAIIIGLPLLSKLRGDYFALGTLGFGEIVKVMFINGGDFTGGAFGVVAPAGTFDTLLPHYLVGLGLMVGTALAIHLLMRSRYGLALIAVRDDEMAASANGIDVLRVKVAAFAGSAFIAGIAGSLYTYYIFHVGPDSVFDLDWMLLPLMMTVVGGTGTLLGPILGAFVMYAVFDLARIVVPDYHPVISGLTIILAMLFLPKGLMRSFAGSARAA; encoded by the coding sequence ATGGGGATCGCCATTGCCGTCGTCGCGGCGCTCGCCCTGTTGCCGCTGCTGCCCGGCGCGATCGACGCTTACGCCTTCTCCTTCCTGTTCTTCGTCTTCATCTACGCCATCATGGCGCAAGGCTGGAACCTGGTCGCCGGTTTTGGCGGCCAGATCAGCCTGGGCAACCATGCCTTCTTCGGGCTTGGCGCCTACGCCACCGCCATCCTGTGGAGCGGCAACTATCTCTGGGCTTCGCTCTATGACGCCTATCCGCGCATCTACTATTTCGACCCGGTGACGATGGTGTTGGGCGGCTTGGTCGCGGCGGTGGCCGCCATCATCATCGGCCTGCCGCTGCTGTCAAAATTGCGCGGCGACTATTTCGCGCTGGGTACGCTCGGCTTCGGCGAGATCGTCAAGGTGATGTTCATCAATGGAGGCGACTTCACCGGCGGCGCCTTCGGCGTCGTCGCGCCCGCTGGCACGTTCGACACGCTGTTGCCGCACTATCTGGTCGGGCTCGGCCTGATGGTGGGCACGGCACTCGCCATCCACTTGCTGATGCGCTCGCGCTACGGCCTGGCGCTGATCGCCGTGCGCGACGACGAGATGGCGGCGTCGGCCAACGGCATCGATGTGCTCAGGGTCAAGGTCGCCGCCTTCGCCGGCAGCGCCTTCATCGCCGGCATCGCCGGCAGCCTCTACACCTATTACATCTTCCATGTCGGCCCGGACTCCGTCTTCGACCTCGACTGGATGCTGTTGCCGCTGATGATGACCGTGGTCGGCGGCACCGGCACGCTGCTCGGCCCGATCCTCGGCGCCTTCGTCATGTATGCGGTGTTCGACCTCGCGCGCATTGTCGTGCCCGACTACCATCCGGTCATCTCGGGCCTGACCATTATCCTGGCGATGCTGTTCCTGCCGAAGGGGTTGATGCGGAGCTTTGCGGGCAGCGCGCGGGCGGCCTGA
- a CDS encoding carbohydrate ABC transporter permease — MTANSLRQMGQAAPTRSRRGRGRRAEARVALLFLLPAILLVLVFRIFPLFWGFAISLTSATSTDPGQFIGAGNYLRALDDPNFRSAMANAVVVLLSVPIFVTIPMLLAILIHQGVPGRTFFRSVYFFPAILSSVIIGSIFSVVLSFNGNLNALLNLAGIGGVDWLGHSATALPVTLAIQCWSTFGMGVLIFLAGLSTVSKDMVEAARLDGAKMWQIWWHVIIPELRPIIEFSTVITTIGLLTSMFGLIYVLTGGGPGTSTTVPEYLIWAAQGRLNRPAYAAAISMVLFFMTSILAWLQIRILSRNANI; from the coding sequence ATGACCGCCAATTCGTTACGCCAGATGGGCCAAGCCGCGCCGACCCGTTCCCGCCGAGGTCGGGGCCGCCGAGCAGAGGCGCGCGTCGCACTGCTGTTCCTGCTTCCGGCAATCCTGCTTGTTCTGGTGTTCCGCATTTTCCCGCTGTTCTGGGGTTTTGCCATCTCCCTGACCAGCGCGACGTCGACCGACCCTGGCCAGTTCATCGGCGCGGGCAACTATCTACGGGCGCTGGACGATCCGAATTTCCGTTCCGCCATGGCGAACGCCGTCGTGGTGCTGCTTTCGGTCCCGATCTTTGTGACCATTCCGATGCTGCTGGCGATCCTGATCCACCAGGGCGTGCCGGGACGCACGTTTTTTCGCTCCGTCTATTTCTTTCCGGCCATTCTCTCGAGCGTCATCATCGGTTCGATCTTCAGCGTGGTGCTGAGCTTCAACGGCAATCTCAACGCATTGCTGAACCTCGCGGGCATAGGGGGCGTGGACTGGCTGGGGCACTCCGCGACCGCCCTTCCGGTGACACTCGCGATCCAGTGCTGGTCGACCTTTGGCATGGGGGTGCTGATCTTCCTTGCCGGCCTGTCGACCGTTTCCAAGGACATGGTCGAGGCGGCCCGTCTCGACGGCGCCAAGATGTGGCAGATCTGGTGGCATGTCATCATCCCGGAGCTTCGCCCGATCATCGAGTTCTCGACGGTGATTACCACCATCGGCCTGCTGACCTCGATGTTCGGCCTGATCTACGTGCTGACGGGCGGGGGACCCGGAACGTCGACGACGGTGCCCGAATATCTCATCTGGGCCGCACAAGGCAGGCTGAACCGGCCCGCTTATGCCGCGGCCATCTCGATGGTCCTGTTCTTCATGACCAGCATCCTGGCCTGGTTGCAGATTCGCATCCTGTCACGCAACGCAAACATCTGA
- a CDS encoding ABC transporter ATP-binding protein, protein MQPDETLLRLEAVQKRFGGLVVLNNIDIAVGANELIGLIGPNGAGKSTLFNLITALYTPTQGRIRFRGQDITGTAPHRICRLGIARTFQLVRTFLTMTAFENIMVGAVYGAGGRVKHATAAAEEALELVGLTAKRDVRTAHMTLSDRRLLEIARAVASSPALLLLDEPMAGLNPTEIQRMVDVIRRVRSERGVSILWVEHKVDAIMKVCSRVIVLDHGEKIADGTPREIVANRKVIEAYLGEPAA, encoded by the coding sequence ATGCAGCCTGACGAAACCCTGCTTCGCCTCGAGGCGGTCCAGAAGCGGTTCGGCGGGCTTGTCGTGCTCAACAACATCGACATCGCCGTCGGCGCTAACGAACTGATCGGGCTGATCGGTCCCAATGGCGCCGGCAAGTCGACGCTGTTCAACCTGATCACCGCGCTCTACACGCCGACGCAAGGGCGTATCCGCTTCCGTGGCCAGGACATCACCGGCACGGCACCGCACCGCATCTGCAGGCTGGGCATTGCGCGCACCTTCCAGCTGGTGCGCACGTTCCTCACCATGACCGCCTTCGAGAACATCATGGTCGGTGCGGTCTATGGCGCGGGCGGGCGTGTGAAGCACGCGACGGCCGCCGCAGAGGAAGCACTCGAACTGGTGGGGCTGACCGCAAAACGCGATGTCCGCACCGCGCATATGACGCTGTCCGACCGGCGCCTGCTGGAAATCGCGCGGGCCGTCGCCTCCAGCCCGGCGCTGCTACTGCTCGACGAGCCGATGGCGGGGCTGAACCCGACCGAGATCCAGCGCATGGTCGATGTCATCCGCCGTGTGCGCAGCGAGCGGGGCGTCTCGATCCTGTGGGTGGAGCACAAGGTCGACGCCATCATGAAAGTCTGTAGCCGGGTGATCGTGCTCGACCACGGCGAGAAGATCGCCGACGGCACTCCACGCGAAATCGTCGCCAACCGCAAAGTGATCGAGGCCTATCTTGGCGAACCGGCTGCTTGA